The following coding sequences lie in one Nitratireductor mangrovi genomic window:
- the gcvT gene encoding glycine cleavage system aminomethyltransferase GcvT: MTATETLSRLPLHDLHENAGARFGGFAGWSMPITYPLGVMKEHLHVREKAGLFDISHMKLFAVSGADALRLIGRACPFDPAEMETSQSRLTFFLNEEAGILDDLIVTRLDENRFMIVANAGNAAGDEAHLKALAKGLDVTIEPLDRVFLALQGPEAEAALNRAGIATDGLFFMHGREPKDGWFLSRSGYTGEDGFEIALPEQDARPLAEALVADPAVEWIGLAARDSLRLEAGLCLHGQDISADTTPVAAALLWAIPKPVRETGAFVGAEALRAAIAAGAAQKRVGLKPEGRQPVRGGVALVDEAGNPAGTVTSGGFGPSTGHPVAMGYVDKGLASAGTRLFAEIRGNRVPVAIHPLPFTPHRYFRG; encoded by the coding sequence ATGACGGCGACAGAGACACTTTCCAGACTGCCCCTTCACGATCTGCACGAGAACGCAGGTGCACGCTTCGGCGGCTTCGCCGGCTGGTCGATGCCGATCACCTATCCGCTCGGCGTCATGAAGGAACACCTTCATGTGCGTGAAAAGGCTGGGCTTTTCGACATTTCGCACATGAAGCTTTTCGCCGTTTCGGGCGCCGACGCGCTGCGGCTGATCGGCCGTGCTTGCCCGTTCGACCCGGCGGAGATGGAGACCTCCCAGTCGCGGCTGACATTCTTCCTGAATGAGGAAGCCGGCATTCTCGACGATCTGATCGTCACGCGGTTGGACGAAAACCGCTTCATGATCGTCGCCAATGCCGGCAATGCGGCCGGCGACGAGGCGCACCTGAAAGCGCTGGCCAAAGGGCTCGACGTGACGATCGAACCGCTCGACCGCGTTTTCCTTGCCTTGCAGGGGCCGGAAGCCGAGGCAGCGCTCAACCGGGCCGGGATCGCCACCGACGGGCTTTTCTTCATGCATGGGCGCGAACCCAAGGACGGCTGGTTCCTGTCGCGTTCCGGCTACACCGGCGAGGACGGTTTCGAGATCGCGCTCCCCGAGCAGGACGCGCGGCCGCTCGCCGAGGCGCTTGTCGCCGATCCGGCGGTCGAGTGGATCGGGTTGGCGGCCCGCGACAGTCTCAGGCTGGAAGCCGGACTTTGCCTGCACGGCCAGGACATTTCCGCCGACACCACGCCGGTTGCGGCCGCGCTTTTGTGGGCGATCCCGAAACCAGTGCGCGAAACCGGCGCCTTCGTCGGCGCCGAGGCGCTGCGCGCCGCGATCGCCGCCGGCGCGGCGCAAAAGCGCGTCGGGCTGAAGCCGGAAGGCCGCCAGCCGGTGCGCGGCGGTGTCGCGCTCGTCGATGAGGCAGGCAACCCGGCCGGAACGGTCACCTCGGGCGGTTTCGGGCCGTCGACCGGGCATCCGGTGGCAATGGGCTATGTCGACAAGGGGCTCGCGTCGGCCGGCACCCGACTTTTCGCTGAAATCCGCGGCAACCGCGTGCCGGTTGCCATCCATCCGCTTCCGTTCACGCCGCATCGCTATTTCAGGGGATAA
- a CDS encoding helix-turn-helix domain-containing protein has translation MAVVTSIHRRAPDTDTFGGRLSRTRDSLGLSTAQLARRVGVRQKTIEQWESDRSEPSVERLSLLAGVLNVNMIWLLHGVGDAPEDDIGPDPLAAITAQLERLKRMHEDTGRIIERIQREMTRLEDER, from the coding sequence ATGGCTGTCGTAACATCGATCCACCGCCGGGCGCCCGACACCGACACCTTCGGGGGGCGCCTGTCGCGGACCCGCGATTCCCTGGGGTTGAGCACCGCGCAGCTGGCGCGCCGCGTCGGCGTGCGCCAGAAGACCATCGAGCAGTGGGAGAGCGACCGCTCCGAGCCGAGCGTGGAGCGCCTGTCGCTGCTGGCCGGCGTGCTCAACGTCAACATGATCTGGCTCCTGCACGGTGTCGGTGACGCGCCGGAGGACGATATCGGCCCGGATCCGCTCGCCGCGATCACCGCGCAGCTCGAACGGCTGAAGCGCATGCACGAGGATACAGGTCGCATCATCGAGCGCATCCAGCGCGAAATGACGCGGCTGGAGGACGAGCGGTAG
- the fghA gene encoding S-formylglutathione hydrolase, protein MSVKTVSIAKSHGGVQGVYQHASETCGCDMTFAVFVPPQAKDGPCPVVWYLSGLTCTHQNVMDKGEYRRAAAELGLIVVCPDTSPRGADVPDDAEDWQFGSGAGFYVDATEAPYDKNYRMYSYLTRELPALLGDNFPADMGRQAIFGHSMGGHGALTIALKNPKRFRSCSAFAPIVSPARADWSKKAFERYLGADEDNWRAYDACQLIEDGHRFPEFLADQGTADGFLEEGLKPWLLEEACRKAGISLTLRMQEGYDHSYFFISTFMEDHLRWHAERLG, encoded by the coding sequence ATGAGCGTGAAGACGGTATCGATTGCGAAGTCCCATGGCGGCGTACAAGGCGTTTACCAGCACGCCTCCGAAACGTGCGGCTGCGACATGACTTTCGCCGTTTTCGTACCGCCGCAGGCGAAAGACGGCCCTTGTCCCGTGGTCTGGTACCTGTCCGGCCTGACATGCACGCATCAGAACGTGATGGACAAGGGCGAATACCGGCGCGCGGCGGCCGAACTCGGCCTGATCGTGGTCTGCCCGGATACCAGCCCGCGCGGGGCCGACGTGCCCGACGACGCCGAGGACTGGCAGTTCGGCTCCGGCGCCGGCTTCTATGTCGACGCCACGGAAGCGCCCTACGACAAGAATTACCGCATGTATTCCTATCTCACGCGGGAACTGCCGGCCCTGCTGGGCGACAACTTTCCCGCCGACATGGGACGACAGGCGATCTTCGGCCACTCGATGGGCGGCCATGGCGCGCTCACCATCGCACTGAAGAACCCGAAACGTTTCAGGAGCTGCTCGGCTTTCGCGCCGATTGTCAGCCCGGCGCGTGCCGACTGGTCGAAAAAAGCCTTCGAGCGCTATCTGGGCGCCGACGAGGACAACTGGCGGGCCTATGACGCCTGCCAGTTGATCGAGGACGGCCACCGCTTTCCCGAATTTCTCGCCGACCAGGGCACAGCGGACGGCTTTCTGGAGGAGGGCCTGAAGCCCTGGCTTCTTGAGGAGGCCTGCCGCAAGGCCGGCATCTCGCTCACCCTGCGCATGCAGGAAGGCTACGACCATTCGTATTTCTTCATCTCCACCTTCATGGAGGATCATCTGCGCTGGCACGCTGAAAGGCTCGGCTAG
- a CDS encoding YaiI/YqxD family protein yields the protein MVMIFVDADACPVKDEVVRVAERHGLTVTFVANGGLRPSRDPMVRNVVVSKGADSADDWIVASAASGDIAVTADIPLAARLVENGVHVLGPTGKPFTEASIGMAVAMRDLKQHLRETGEIRGLNPGFTPRDRSTFLGALDRTVRMAVKAAAAETPAGEGK from the coding sequence ATGGTGATGATCTTCGTCGATGCCGACGCCTGCCCGGTCAAGGACGAGGTGGTGCGTGTCGCCGAACGCCACGGCCTGACGGTGACCTTCGTCGCCAATGGCGGGCTGCGGCCTTCGCGCGACCCGATGGTCCGCAACGTCGTCGTGTCGAAAGGTGCCGATTCCGCCGACGACTGGATCGTGGCAAGCGCCGCCAGCGGCGACATCGCGGTGACCGCCGACATCCCGCTCGCGGCGCGGCTGGTCGAAAACGGCGTTCACGTGCTCGGTCCGACGGGCAAGCCCTTCACCGAAGCCTCGATCGGCATGGCGGTCGCGATGCGTGACCTCAAGCAGCACCTGCGCGAAACCGGGGAAATCCGCGGCCTCAACCCCGGCTTCACGCCGCGCGACCGTTCCACCTTTCTCGGCGCGCTGGACAGGACCGTACGAATGGCAGTGAAGGCCGCGGCGGCGGAAACCCCGGCCGGCGAAGGGAAATAG
- the ugpC gene encoding sn-glycerol-3-phosphate ABC transporter ATP-binding protein UgpC: MSTISLKQIRKSYGKTEVIHGIDAEIADGEFIVIVGPSGCGKSTLLRMVAGLETVTSGEIAIDGKRVNDLEPMDRNIAMVFQSYALYPHMSVFDNMAYGLKIAGTPKAEIAERVARAAEMLQLQEFLQRRPRELSGGQRQRVAMGRAIVRKPAAFLFDEPLSNLDAKLRVQMRLEIKGLQRDLGVTSLYVTHDQVEAMTLADRMIVMNAGVAEQIGAPLDVYRDPQTVFVGGFIGSPPMNFVAPAVLAANGTALPEALSRAVKGNGDGALVGMRPEHMTLTSGRDAMLKGTMRYVEPLGAETLVHLALEDGTQVTVRQEGIAEVPEPGAACHVRCDPDYLCLFDSAGQRVALSA; encoded by the coding sequence ATGTCGACGATCAGCCTGAAACAGATCCGCAAATCCTACGGCAAGACGGAGGTCATCCACGGCATCGACGCCGAGATCGCGGATGGCGAGTTCATCGTCATCGTCGGGCCGTCAGGATGCGGGAAGTCGACGCTCTTGCGCATGGTGGCCGGGCTTGAGACGGTTACCAGCGGGGAGATCGCCATCGACGGCAAGCGGGTCAACGACCTGGAGCCGATGGACCGCAACATCGCGATGGTGTTCCAGAGCTACGCGCTCTATCCGCATATGAGCGTGTTCGACAACATGGCCTACGGGCTGAAGATCGCCGGCACGCCGAAGGCCGAAATCGCCGAACGCGTGGCCAGGGCGGCGGAAATGCTGCAACTGCAGGAGTTTCTGCAGCGCAGGCCGCGCGAACTTTCAGGCGGCCAGCGCCAGCGCGTCGCCATGGGCCGCGCGATCGTGCGCAAGCCGGCCGCCTTCCTTTTCGACGAGCCGCTGTCCAATCTCGACGCCAAGCTCAGGGTGCAGATGCGGCTCGAGATCAAGGGCCTGCAGCGCGACCTCGGGGTCACCTCGCTCTATGTCACCCACGACCAAGTCGAGGCAATGACGCTCGCCGACCGCATGATCGTCATGAACGCCGGCGTCGCCGAGCAGATCGGCGCGCCGCTCGATGTCTACCGCGACCCGCAGACCGTGTTTGTCGGCGGCTTCATCGGCTCGCCGCCGATGAACTTCGTCGCTCCAGCCGTCCTTGCCGCGAACGGCACGGCGCTGCCGGAGGCGCTGTCGCGCGCGGTCAAGGGAAACGGCGACGGCGCGCTGGTGGGCATGCGGCCCGAGCATATGACGCTGACAAGCGGCAGGGACGCCATGCTGAAAGGCACGATGCGTTATGTCGAGCCGCTGGGCGCGGAAACACTCGTCCATCTGGCGCTTGAGGACGGAACCCAGGTGACGGTGCGCCAGGAAGGCATCGCCGAGGTGCCCGAACCGGGCGCGGCGTGCCATGTCCGCTGCGATCCGGACTATCTCTGCCTGTTCGACTCAGCCGGCCAGCGGGTCGCGCTGAGCGCCTGA
- the ugpE gene encoding sn-glycerol-3-phosphate ABC transporter permease UgpE, which translates to MVEKTGRGLWLTHLGLVVGIAFICFPIYLAFVASTVQNHEIVRPPMPLVPGGYFIENYAKALLSGVNAPVWRMLVNSTVMALGITIGKIVISLLSAFAIVYFRFPFRKTFFWLIFLTLMLPVEVRIVPTYEVAANFGMLNTYSGLILPLIASATATFLFRQFFMTVPDELAEAARVDGAKPMRFFFDILLPMSRTNIAALFVILFIYGWNQYLWPLLVTTDPQMNTIVMGIKQMFPSGDDWADWPVIMATAILAMIPPVAVVIFMQNLFIKGLVETEK; encoded by the coding sequence ATGGTGGAAAAGACCGGCCGCGGCCTGTGGCTTACTCATCTGGGCCTCGTCGTCGGCATCGCCTTCATCTGCTTTCCGATCTACCTCGCCTTCGTCGCCTCCACGGTCCAGAACCACGAAATCGTGCGCCCGCCGATGCCGCTGGTGCCCGGCGGCTATTTCATCGAGAACTACGCCAAGGCGCTCCTTTCGGGTGTCAACGCCCCGGTCTGGCGCATGCTGGTCAATTCGACGGTGATGGCGCTCGGGATCACCATCGGCAAGATCGTGATTTCGCTGCTTTCGGCCTTTGCCATCGTTTATTTCCGCTTTCCCTTCAGAAAGACCTTCTTCTGGCTGATCTTCCTGACACTGATGCTGCCGGTCGAGGTGCGCATCGTGCCTACGTACGAGGTGGCGGCGAATTTCGGCATGCTCAACACCTATTCCGGCCTGATCCTGCCGCTGATCGCCTCGGCAACGGCGACCTTCCTGTTCCGCCAGTTCTTCATGACGGTGCCGGACGAACTGGCCGAGGCGGCGCGTGTCGACGGCGCCAAGCCGATGCGGTTCTTCTTCGATATCCTGCTGCCGATGTCGCGCACGAACATCGCGGCGCTGTTCGTCATCCTCTTCATCTACGGCTGGAACCAGTATTTGTGGCCGCTTCTGGTCACCACCGATCCGCAGATGAACACCATCGTCATGGGCATCAAGCAGATGTTCCCGTCAGGTGACGACTGGGCCGACTGGCCGGTGATCATGGCGACCGCGATCCTGGCCATGATCCCGCCTGTCGCGGTGGTGATCTTCATGCAGAACCTGTTCATCAAGGGTCTCGTGGAGACCGAGAAATAG
- the ugpA gene encoding sn-glycerol-3-phosphate ABC transporter permease UgpA, giving the protein MEKRVTFKGWTLPLLLVLPQVVVTAVFFFWPAGQAIYQSAFIPDPFGLRSQFVGFGNFIFLLTDPYYLASFRTTAVFSLLVTAVSMGVALWLAVMADRIIKGSGTYRTLLIWPYAVAPAVAGVLWLFMFSPNVGLVSWYLAALGYRWNHVLNGNEAMALVVLASAWGRISYNFLFFLAGLQAIPKSVIEAAAIDGARFWKRFWTIVFPLLSPTTFFLLVVNVVYAFFETFGVIHTITAGGPRQDTTILVYKVYADGFVGQDLGSSAAQSVILLLVVGALTIVQFRYIERRVHY; this is encoded by the coding sequence ATGGAAAAGCGCGTCACCTTCAAGGGATGGACCCTGCCGCTGCTGCTCGTTTTGCCGCAGGTGGTGGTGACGGCGGTGTTTTTCTTCTGGCCGGCGGGTCAGGCGATCTACCAGTCGGCCTTCATTCCCGACCCGTTCGGGCTGCGCTCGCAGTTTGTCGGATTCGGCAATTTCATCTTCCTCTTGACCGATCCCTATTATCTGGCCTCGTTCCGCACCACGGCGGTCTTCTCTCTTCTGGTGACCGCCGTTTCCATGGGCGTGGCTTTGTGGCTGGCCGTGATGGCCGACCGCATCATCAAGGGCTCGGGCACCTATCGCACGCTTCTGATCTGGCCCTACGCGGTGGCGCCGGCGGTCGCGGGTGTGTTGTGGCTGTTCATGTTCAGCCCCAATGTCGGGCTGGTCAGCTGGTATCTCGCCGCCCTCGGGTACCGCTGGAACCATGTGCTCAACGGCAACGAGGCGATGGCCCTGGTGGTGCTGGCCTCGGCCTGGGGGCGCATCAGCTACAATTTCCTGTTCTTCCTCGCCGGCCTGCAGGCGATCCCGAAAAGCGTGATCGAGGCGGCTGCGATCGACGGTGCCCGGTTCTGGAAAAGATTTTGGACCATCGTCTTCCCGCTGCTGTCGCCGACGACCTTCTTCCTGCTCGTCGTCAACGTCGTCTACGCCTTCTTCGAAACCTTCGGTGTCATCCACACCATCACCGCCGGCGGCCCGCGCCAGGACACCACGATCCTGGTCTACAAGGTCTATGCCGACGGCTTCGTCGGCCAGGATCTGGGCTCCTCGGCGGCGCAGTCGGTGATCCTGCTGCTGGTGGTCGGCGCGCTTACCATCGTCCAGTTCCGCTATATCGAGCGACGGGTGCACTACTGA
- the ugpB gene encoding sn-glycerol-3-phosphate ABC transporter substrate-binding protein UgpB produces MFKNHLLAGAVLATTMVPVAASAATEIQWWHAFTGRLGELLAEQVEKFNASQSDYTVVASQKGNYSETLNAGIAAFRAGEQPHVLMVFEVGTATMMAAQGAIKPVYEVMAEGGAPFDPDGYLGAVKGYYTTPDGQMLSLPYNSSTPVLYVNVDALEAAGLAPDVDLSTWEKVGEALDKLKASGHECPLTTAWQSWVHLENLSAYHNVPFATKENGFTGLDTELAFNGPVQVKHIETMGQWAKDGKFFYAGRRNEGGANFRGGECALFTESSAGYAGVKAEADFDFEIRPLPYWSDVEGAPQNTIIGGSSLWVLSGHEAEDYKGVAAFLSFLSSADIQAKWHQDTGYLPITTAAYEKTKADGFYEANPGTDVAIIQMTGKEPTGNSKGLRLGSFDQIRAIIDEELEAVWSGDKTAQAALDSAVERGNQLLRRFEQANR; encoded by the coding sequence ATGTTCAAGAACCATCTGTTAGCCGGCGCAGTCTTGGCGACCACCATGGTCCCCGTCGCCGCATCCGCGGCCACCGAAATCCAGTGGTGGCATGCCTTCACCGGCCGGCTGGGCGAATTGCTGGCCGAGCAAGTCGAAAAATTCAACGCCTCGCAATCCGATTACACGGTCGTCGCCTCCCAAAAGGGCAACTACTCGGAGACGCTCAATGCCGGCATCGCCGCCTTCCGCGCCGGCGAACAGCCGCATGTGCTGATGGTGTTCGAGGTCGGCACGGCCACGATGATGGCCGCGCAGGGCGCCATCAAGCCGGTCTACGAGGTGATGGCCGAAGGCGGCGCGCCGTTCGATCCCGACGGTTATCTCGGCGCGGTGAAGGGCTACTACACGACGCCGGACGGGCAGATGCTGTCCCTACCGTACAACTCGTCGACGCCGGTGCTCTATGTCAACGTCGACGCCCTCGAGGCCGCCGGCCTGGCGCCCGACGTGGACCTTTCGACCTGGGAGAAGGTCGGCGAGGCACTCGACAAGCTGAAGGCGTCCGGCCATGAATGCCCTCTCACCACGGCGTGGCAGAGCTGGGTGCATCTGGAGAACCTGTCCGCGTATCACAACGTGCCCTTCGCCACGAAGGAAAACGGCTTTACCGGGCTTGACACCGAACTCGCCTTCAACGGCCCGGTTCAGGTCAAGCACATCGAAACGATGGGCCAGTGGGCCAAGGACGGCAAGTTCTTCTACGCCGGACGGCGCAACGAAGGCGGTGCCAACTTCCGCGGCGGAGAATGTGCGCTCTTCACCGAATCGTCGGCCGGCTACGCCGGCGTGAAGGCCGAGGCCGATTTCGATTTCGAGATCCGGCCCCTGCCCTACTGGTCGGACGTCGAGGGCGCGCCGCAAAACACCATCATCGGCGGCTCGTCGCTGTGGGTGCTCTCCGGGCACGAGGCCGAGGACTACAAGGGCGTCGCGGCCTTCCTGAGCTTCCTGTCGAGCGCCGACATCCAGGCCAAGTGGCACCAGGACACCGGCTACCTGCCGATCACCACGGCGGCCTACGAAAAGACCAAGGCCGACGGCTTCTATGAAGCCAATCCGGGCACCGACGTCGCCATCATCCAGATGACCGGCAAAGAACCGACCGGCAATTCCAAGGGACTGCGGCTCGGCAGCTTCGACCAGATCCGCGCCATCATCGACGAGGAACTGGAAGCGGTCTGGTCGGGCGACAAGACGGCGCAGGCCGCGCTCGACAGCGCGGTGGAGCGGGGCAACCAGCTTCTGCGCCGCTTCGAACAGGCGAACCGCTGA
- a CDS encoding acetyl-CoA carboxylase biotin carboxylase subunit has translation MFKKILIANRGEIACRVIKTAKSMGIATVAVYSDADRDAVHVEMADEAVHIGPPPAAESYLVAEKIIAACREAGAEAVHPGYGFLSERASFCEALEAEGIVFIGPKPKAIRAMGDKIESKKFASDARVNTVPGFLGIIEDADQAEKIADEIGYPVMIKASAGGGGKGMRIAWTRDEVRDGFDRARSEARSSFGDDRVFIEKFVVEPRHIEIQVLADGHGNCIHLGERECSIQRRNQKVVEEAPSPFLDAETRAAMGAQAVALAKAVDYQSAGTVEFIVDKDRNFYFLEMNTRLQVEHPVTELVTGIDLVEQMIRVAAGEKLRIAQDDVKLSGWAIESRLYAEDPYRNFLPSIGRLTRYRPPAEGRDGDVVVRNDTGVTEGAEISMFYDPMIAKLCTWAPDRLSAIDAMSDALDAFVVDGIEHNIPFLAALMRHPRWREGRLSTGFIAEEYPDGFAPVAPNDEERAVLAAVALAIELLRRDRLDRLCDRLAPHSGAVKTDWMVRLDDDYLPVQVVEGMISLPLEMDISVDGAEPVTVSSDWRPGEFVWSGKVGGRRVVAQLRTALNGTRIAWKGLSVYARAMLPRIAELDRLMPKKLPPDTSNMLLCPMPGLVVSINVTEDQEVKAGETLAVVEAMKMENVLRAERDLTVIKINAHPGDSLSVDAVIMEFE, from the coding sequence ATGTTCAAGAAGATCCTGATCGCCAATCGCGGCGAGATCGCCTGTCGTGTCATCAAGACCGCGAAGTCGATGGGTATCGCCACGGTCGCGGTCTATTCCGACGCCGACCGGGACGCCGTGCATGTCGAGATGGCGGACGAGGCGGTGCATATCGGTCCGCCGCCCGCCGCCGAGAGCTATCTGGTCGCCGAGAAGATCATCGCCGCCTGCCGCGAAGCCGGCGCCGAGGCCGTCCATCCCGGCTACGGATTCCTCTCCGAACGCGCCTCCTTCTGCGAGGCGCTGGAAGCCGAGGGCATCGTCTTCATCGGCCCGAAGCCGAAGGCGATCCGCGCCATGGGCGACAAGATCGAATCGAAGAAGTTCGCGAGCGACGCCAGAGTGAACACCGTCCCCGGCTTTCTCGGCATCATCGAGGATGCCGACCAGGCCGAGAAGATCGCGGACGAGATCGGCTACCCGGTCATGATCAAGGCCTCGGCCGGCGGCGGCGGCAAGGGCATGCGCATCGCCTGGACCAGGGACGAGGTGCGCGACGGTTTCGACCGGGCACGTTCGGAGGCCAGGAGTTCGTTTGGCGACGACCGCGTCTTCATCGAAAAATTCGTCGTCGAGCCGCGCCACATCGAGATCCAGGTGCTGGCCGACGGCCACGGCAACTGCATCCACCTCGGCGAGCGTGAATGCTCCATCCAGCGCCGCAACCAGAAGGTCGTCGAAGAAGCGCCGTCGCCCTTTCTCGACGCGGAGACCCGCGCTGCCATGGGCGCCCAGGCGGTCGCGCTGGCCAAGGCGGTCGACTACCAGAGTGCCGGCACCGTCGAGTTCATCGTTGACAAGGACCGCAACTTCTATTTCCTCGAGATGAACACCCGCCTGCAGGTCGAGCATCCGGTGACTGAACTCGTCACCGGTATCGATCTGGTCGAGCAGATGATACGGGTCGCTGCCGGGGAAAAGCTCAGGATCGCGCAGGACGACGTCAAGCTGAGCGGCTGGGCGATCGAAAGCCGGCTTTATGCCGAAGACCCTTACCGCAACTTCCTGCCCTCGATCGGTCGACTGACCCGCTATCGCCCGCCGGCAGAAGGCCGGGACGGCGACGTCGTGGTGCGCAACGACACCGGCGTCACCGAAGGCGCCGAAATCTCGATGTTCTACGATCCGATGATCGCCAAGCTGTGCACCTGGGCGCCCGATCGTCTCTCGGCGATCGACGCCATGTCCGACGCGCTCGATGCCTTTGTGGTCGACGGCATCGAGCACAACATTCCCTTCCTCGCCGCGCTCATGCGACATCCGCGCTGGCGCGAGGGCCGGCTTTCGACCGGCTTCATCGCGGAGGAATACCCGGATGGCTTCGCGCCGGTCGCGCCCAATGACGAGGAAAGGGCGGTGCTGGCCGCGGTGGCGCTGGCAATCGAGCTCTTGCGCCGGGACCGGCTGGATCGACTCTGCGACCGCCTGGCGCCGCATTCGGGAGCCGTCAAGACCGACTGGATGGTTCGCCTCGACGACGACTACTTGCCGGTGCAGGTTGTGGAAGGCATGATCTCCTTGCCGCTCGAGATGGACATCTCTGTCGATGGAGCAGAGCCGGTGACGGTTTCCTCGGACTGGCGGCCGGGCGAGTTCGTGTGGAGCGGCAAGGTGGGTGGGCGCCGCGTCGTGGCGCAACTGCGCACCGCGCTCAACGGCACTCGTATCGCCTGGAAGGGCCTCTCCGTCTATGCCCGCGCCATGTTGCCACGCATCGCCGAACTCGACCGGCTGATGCCGAAAAAGCTGCCGCCGGATACCTCCAACATGCTCCTGTGCCCGATGCCGGGGCTGGTCGTTTCGATCAACGTGACAGAAGACCAGGAGGTCAAGGCCGGCGAGACGCTCGCCGTCGTGGAGGCCATGAAGATGGAGAACGTGCTGCGCGCCGAGCGCGACCTCACGGTCATCAAGATCAACGCCCATCCCGGCGACAGCCTGTCGGTCGACGCGGTGATCATGGAGTTCGAGTAG
- a CDS encoding PAS domain S-box protein, with product MKRLSHDQQGLLDALPDASAIVDPEGFIIAVNRAWKAFGTDNGGDSTNFNIGDSYFATCSDAVGESGAVSASVGQGLSNVLQSHDHFSCEYPCHSPTERRWFELIIRPFVIEGSRCAILMHRNITLRKLQQIEIADARVVANELAALVASSIDPIMSFDLGGRILSWNHAAERLYGYMREEIIGQSVAMLFPPGIDQTTAGYIDEILLGRQQRFEVSRRTKTGGLRTIAESAAPVRDAHGEITAISSIHRDITEQKRLEERNRIAAQELSHRTRNLLTVIQSIVRQTARRAATVDDFHERFSARIASLLASNDLLISAQWDAVPLEELALRQMAAFADTSSDRISVGGPAVSLLPAAVQALGMSFHELSTNALKYGALSSRSGRLALTWNIRSKGDAAELDIRWEERGIDVQAKPEGHGFGHAVLTSVLESSLDASVNYEISPDRLVWRALVPGEYFRAAQAVAEGFRDQELS from the coding sequence ATGAAAAGGCTCTCCCACGACCAGCAAGGCCTGCTGGACGCACTGCCCGACGCCAGTGCGATCGTCGACCCGGAGGGGTTTATCATCGCCGTCAACCGGGCGTGGAAGGCGTTCGGCACCGACAACGGCGGCGACAGCACCAATTTCAACATTGGCGACAGCTACTTCGCGACCTGTTCCGATGCGGTGGGCGAAAGCGGAGCTGTGTCCGCGAGTGTCGGCCAGGGATTGTCGAACGTCCTCCAGAGCCACGACCATTTCAGTTGCGAGTATCCGTGCCACAGTCCCACGGAGCGCCGCTGGTTCGAACTGATCATCCGGCCGTTCGTCATCGAAGGGTCCCGGTGCGCGATCCTCATGCACCGAAACATTACGCTGCGGAAACTGCAGCAGATCGAGATCGCGGACGCGCGTGTCGTTGCCAACGAACTTGCAGCACTGGTGGCATCGTCGATCGACCCTATCATGAGCTTTGATCTGGGTGGTCGCATCCTGTCCTGGAACCACGCCGCCGAACGGCTTTACGGCTACATGCGCGAGGAGATCATCGGCCAGTCTGTCGCCATGCTCTTTCCGCCCGGCATTGACCAGACAACGGCAGGGTATATCGACGAGATTTTGCTCGGTCGGCAGCAGCGTTTCGAGGTGTCCAGGCGTACCAAGACCGGTGGCTTGAGAACGATCGCCGAGAGCGCTGCACCGGTACGGGACGCCCATGGCGAGATAACGGCCATCTCGAGCATTCATCGCGATATCACCGAGCAGAAGAGGCTCGAGGAAAGGAATCGGATCGCTGCACAGGAGCTGAGTCACCGGACCCGGAACCTGCTGACTGTCATACAGTCGATCGTGCGCCAGACCGCCAGGCGGGCCGCGACGGTAGACGATTTTCACGAGCGGTTTTCCGCGCGTATCGCCTCCCTTCTGGCATCGAACGATCTCCTGATTTCGGCACAGTGGGACGCGGTCCCGCTGGAGGAACTGGCGCTTCGCCAGATGGCCGCGTTCGCAGACACGAGTTCGGATCGGATTTCGGTCGGAGGACCTGCCGTCAGCTTGCTTCCGGCGGCGGTTCAGGCGCTTGGCATGAGCTTTCACGAACTCTCCACCAATGCTCTCAAATACGGCGCACTGAGTTCACGCTCGGGGCGACTCGCGCTGACATGGAATATCCGCTCCAAGGGCGACGCTGCCGAACTTGACATCCGCTGGGAGGAAAGGGGCATCGACGTCCAGGCCAAGCCAGAAGGGCACGGCTTCGGGCATGCGGTGCTAACGAGCGTGCTGGAGTCATCGCTTGATGCCTCGGTCAATTACGAGATTTCGCCTGACCGGCTGGTCTGGCGCGCGCTTGTGCCTGGCGAATACTTCCGCGCCGCGCAGGCGGTTGCCGAAGGCTTTCGCGACCAGGAGTTGTCGTGA